The segment ATATTTTGAGATTTTAGAATTTAAAGACAGAAGAACAGGAAAGTTCTCTACAGGAATGAGGAAAAAATTAGAGATAACCATGGCGTTACTTAATTCCCCAGAGGTGATTTTCATGGACGAACCTACAATAGGCCTTGACGTTAACACTCGAGCTTCATTATGGAACTTAGTGAGGGAGATAAACAAGGACTACCAAGTGACAATTTTACTTAGCACTCACTATATGGAGGAGGCAGATTTTCTTTGCACCAAAATTGGAATAATCAATAAAGGTAAAATAATAGCGTTAGGAAGTCCGGACGAACTGAAAGCTAAGTTTGGGGGTGACATCATAGAGATAGAACTCAAAGAAGGAAACATGAAATTAAATATCGATAACGCTACTATTACAAATAATAAGATAAGGATTAAGGTCGACAACGCTGAGTACAAAATAGTTGATATCATTAAACAGATCGGAGATAACAACATAAAGGGAATAAAGATAAACAAGTCTAGTCTAGACACGGTCTTCATTAATCTAACGGGAGGGACAATGGACGAACAGGACTTCGATCCCAGGAAATTCTACGCTATGATAAGGAGGGCGAGAAGATGATAGACCAACTCTATGCCCTTTACATGAGGGAAGTTAAGAGAATATTTAGGAGCGTATACATGTGGATAATGCTAATCTCACAGCCAGTCATGTGGCTAGTGTTCTTCGGAAGTAGCTTCTCTGGAGTACCTTCTCAAGTACTTACAAGCTTCTTTCATACAACTAACTACATCGCATTTATCCTCCCTGGCGAGTTGTCAATATCCATGCTTTTCGTCGGAATGTTTAGTTCAATGAGCTTAATTCAAGATAAACGATTCGGATATCTGAAACGAGTACTAATAACGCCTACTCCAAAGTATTATGTGTTCCTCTCTAAAACTCTAGGCGGAATGACGAGAGGCCTTTTGCAAGTTCCCATATTACTAATCGCAAGTTTCATCTTAGGCGTTAGAATAAACATTACGCCTCTTTCTATAGCTGTGCTTTTCGTTTCACTCGCATTTGTTGGTATTGGCTTTTCTTCCCTTTACTCGCTCTTTACATTAAAGACTGCTGA is part of the Metallosphaera cuprina Ar-4 genome and harbors:
- a CDS encoding daunorubicin resistance protein DrrA family ABC transporter ATP-binding protein; translation: MYSIETRNLTKKYGDFVAVDRISFQVEKGEIFGLLGPNGAGKTTTIKMLTGLTPPTDGDAIVSGFSVRKNPKEVKSRIGWLSSEVILDDELSAWENLEIQARLTGVKNWKERAIELLKYFEILEFKDRRTGKFSTGMRKKLEITMALLNSPEVIFMDEPTIGLDVNTRASLWNLVREINKDYQVTILLSTHYMEEADFLCTKIGIINKGKIIALGSPDELKAKFGGDIIEIELKEGNMKLNIDNATITNNKIRIKVDNAEYKIVDIIKQIGDNNIKGIKINKSSLDTVFINLTGGTMDEQDFDPRKFYAMIRRARR
- a CDS encoding ABC transporter permease — its product is MIDQLYALYMREVKRIFRSVYMWIMLISQPVMWLVFFGSSFSGVPSQVLTSFFHTTNYIAFILPGELSISMLFVGMFSSMSLIQDKRFGYLKRVLITPTPKYYVFLSKTLGGMTRGLLQVPILLIASFILGVRINITPLSIAVLFVSLAFVGIGFSSLYSLFTLKTADWQAPGVISNLINLPLMFSSTALFPEAFFPSWLKIISDGNPLTYAAELNREILLYNDPSWNYLLYLAIFSLFMLVLGSLLTNKYLNAE